A section of the Agrobacterium tumefaciens genome encodes:
- a CDS encoding sulfate transporter family protein, translating into MIFDAARLAFQNLFAAETRSVFWKVLGLTLLVLAALWFAIRSIFIYFALPWIDTLIPGVPDWAGWLTFVFAIFAGIGLALALALLISPVTAVIAGLFLDDVAEVVEKRSYPKDPPGTAMPMGEAVVSSVKFFGVVIAGNLIALFLLLVPGINLIAFFLVNGYLLGREFFEFAAMRFRSPAEARLFRVKHRTTVFMAGLVIAAFLAVPFLNLLTPLFAASMMVHLHKAVSRRDPSFAAGRTEQLRG; encoded by the coding sequence ATGATTTTTGATGCGGCGCGACTTGCCTTCCAAAATCTGTTTGCGGCAGAGACGCGGTCTGTGTTCTGGAAGGTGCTGGGGCTGACGCTTCTCGTGCTTGCGGCCCTGTGGTTTGCGATCCGTTCGATCTTTATCTACTTCGCCCTTCCGTGGATCGACACGCTCATACCCGGCGTGCCGGATTGGGCGGGCTGGCTGACATTCGTTTTCGCCATATTTGCCGGCATAGGCCTCGCATTGGCGCTGGCTCTGCTCATCTCGCCGGTCACCGCCGTCATTGCCGGTCTGTTTCTCGATGACGTTGCCGAAGTTGTGGAGAAAAGGAGCTATCCCAAAGATCCCCCGGGCACCGCGATGCCAATGGGCGAGGCGGTGGTGTCGTCGGTCAAGTTTTTCGGCGTTGTGATAGCCGGCAACCTGATCGCGCTTTTCCTCTTGCTTGTACCGGGCATCAACCTCATCGCGTTTTTTCTGGTGAACGGTTATCTGCTCGGCCGGGAATTTTTCGAATTTGCGGCGATGCGGTTTCGCTCACCCGCTGAGGCGCGGCTGTTCCGGGTGAAGCATCGCACCACCGTGTTCATGGCGGGACTGGTGATCGCTGCTTTTCTCGCTGTCCCGTTTCTCAACCTGCTGACGCCGCTTTTTGCCGCCTCGATGATGGTGCATCTTCATAAGGCTGTCAGCCGCCGAGATCCTTCATTCGCCGCTGGCCGCACCGAACAGCTGCGCGGGTAA